The Achromobacter deleyi region TCAGCGGGCTGAAGATCCGCCGCTGGCGCCTGTCGTCGGCCGCCACGCGCTGGGGCTCCTGCACCAGCGACGGCAACATCATGCTGAACTGGCGCCTGATCCATTTCGCGCCCGCCATCATCGATTACGTCATCGCGCATGAGCTTGCTCACCTGCGCGAGATGAACCACAGTCAGGACTTCTGGCGCGAAGTGGGCCAGATCCTGCCTGACTTCGAAGACGCCAAGAACATCCTGCGGCGTCACGACCCCGCTTCCCTGCCTCAATTCTGAGAGCATCTAGGAGACACAAAAATGTTGCTGCTGATTCCGGGCCCGGTCACGACCGATGCGCGGGTGAAGGCCGCCATGGCGCAGGACTATGCGCCATGGGACAACGATTTCCGCCAGATCTACCGGCAGGTCTGCGACGGCGTGCTGGCGGTTGCGCAGGCAGAGCCCGGCGACCACGTCGCGCTGGCCCTGCCCGGTTGCGGCCATTTCGCGGTGGAAGCCGCGATCCGCACCTTTGTGCCTCCCGGCGGCCGGTTGCTGGCGCCGTCCACCGGCGCCTACGCCGCCCGCCTGCAGAAGCTGGCCGGCGACGCGGGCCGGATCGCCGTGCCCCTGTCCGTGGGCGCGGCCGAACGCGTGGACCCGCAGGCCGTCGCCGCCGCGCTGGAACGGGACCCCACGCTGACGCACCTGGCGCTGGTCTACAGCGAAACCGGCAGCGGCATCTGCCACGACGTGCCCGAACTGGCGCGCATCGCCCATGCCCTGGGCCGCCGCGTCATCGTGGACGCCGTGTCCGCCTTTGGCGCGCTGCCGCTGGAGCTGCGGGCCTTGCCGGCCGTGGATGCCGTGGTGCTGACCGCCAACAAATGCCTCGAAGGCCTGCCCGGCGCCGCCTTCGTGGTGGCCCGGCGCGACAGCCTGGAGGCCGCCCGCGGCAACGCCGGAAGCTGGTCGCTGGACCTGGCTGACATTTATCAGCACACCCTGGCTCCCAACGCGGGCCCGCGCTTCACGCCGCCCGCGCCCACGCTGGCCGCGCTGGCGGTGGCGCTGGACCTGTATCGCCAGGAAGGCCGAGAGGCCCGCCTGGCCCGCTACACGGCCAATATGCGCACGCTCTATGATGGCGTGAGCGGACTGGGCCTGACCCCCTACCTGCCCCGCGAGCTGCAAGGCCCCATCGTCGTCAACGTCCTGGCTCCCGACGCCCCGACCTGGAACCTGCAGCTCTTCGTGGACGCGCTCAAGCACCGCGGCTACGTGCTCAGCAATTTCTACAACACCGAACAACCCACTTTCCGGGTCGGCTGCATCGGCGCCTTTGGCGCCGACCAGATGCGGCAGGCGGTCGACGCCATGGGCGGCGCGCTGCGCGACATCGGAATCCATCGGGAAAGCGCCGCAACGCCCCTGCGCTTTCCGCTCCCCCTCACCGCTTAAGGAATACATCATGCGTATGCTCCACACCATGCTGCGAGTCGGCAACCTGGACAAATCGATCGACTTCTACACCAACGTGCTCGGCATGCGCGTCCTGCGCCGCAACGACTACCCGGACGGCAAGTTCACGCTGGCCTTCGTGGGCTACCAGGACGAGTCCGAGGGCGCCGTGATCGAGCTGACCCACAACTGGGACACCGACAAGTACGACCTGGGCAACGGCTACGGCCACATCGCCCTGGAAGTCGACAATGCCTACGAAGCCTGTGACAAGGTCAAGGAACGCGGCGGCAAGGTCACGCGCGAAGCCGGCCCGATGAAGCACGGCAAGACGGTCATTGCGTTTGTCGAAGACCCCGACGGCTACAAGATCGAGTTCATCCAGAAGAAAGGCCGCCAGGACTAAGGCCTGGAGCTTCAACCCCGGCGTCTGACACCCCGGCAATTGCCCCGGTATCTCAAGCGTGTCAGGCGCCAGCATCCATACGGACCTTCGCCATGATTCATCCCATCCTGAAAATGGGCGACCCCAGGCTCCTGCGCGTGGCGCCGCCGGTCGAGCGCTTCGACACGCCCGAGCTGCACGCCCTGATCGACGACATGTTCGAAACCATGGCGGCCGCCCAGGGAGTGGGCCTGGCCGCGCCGCAGATCGGCGTGGACCTGCAGCTGGTGATCTTCGGCTTCGACCGCAACGAGCGCTATCCCGATGCGCCTCCCGTGCCGCAGACCATCCTGTGCAACCCCGTCATCACGCCGCTGTCGGACGCGATGGAAGATGGCTGGGAAGGTTGCCTGTCCGTGCCGGGCCTGCGCGGCCTGGTGCCGCGCTACCGCCATATCCGCTATAGCGGCCGCGATCCCTACGGCCAGTTGATCGAACGCGAAGCCGAGGGCTTTCATGCACGCGTGGTGCAGCATGAATGCGACCACCTGATCGGCCGCCTCTATCCGTCCCGCATCCAGGATTTCTCGAAGTTCGGCTTCACTGAAATCCTGTTCCCGGGCATGGACCCCAACCAGGACGACTAAGCGTCCTGGCCAGCCCCCGCCGCAGCCGTTTTCGCGGCTTGCGGCGACAGGTCTTCGGGCGCGAAATCGTCCACCTGCAGGACCCGGGACACCAGGGCCTCGGCGGCTTCAAGCTGCCCAGCCTGCGCATCCGTGATCGCGCCGCGGCGATGCGCCTCGCGCCAATCGCGCACGCCCGACTGGCGCAGGCGGTCGCGGATGGGCTGCACGGCGTCCACCAGCGCAAAGGCGCGGGTCAAAAGGCCCAGCGGGTCGCCGTCAGACGGGTCGCCACCCGGATCCCGCTGCAGCTCGGCCGCCAGACGCGCATGCGTGGGAGAGGGCTTGAGCAGCAGCTCCGCGCATTCCCGCGTCAGCGCATCGCCCGGCCCCTTGGCCAGCCGCAAGGGCAGGATGGCGGCGCGCAATCCCCAGGACAGCACCCGGCCAGGCAGATTGCGCAGTACCTGGTCCATGCTGTTCTCGATGCTTGCGTAGCCCTGCTCCATGCACCACCGCAGCAGCGGCAGGTCATCGTGCTTGCGCCCTTCGTCCTCCCAGCGCTTGAGCACGGCGGACAGCAGATAGAGTTCGGACAGGATGTCGCCCAGGCGCGCGGAAATCATCTCGCGGCGCTTCAGGCCCCCGCCCAGTTGCGCCAGCGTGGCGTCGGCCAGCAGGGCGAAGCCCGAGGCGTAGCGGCTCAGGCGCCGGTAATGCCCGGCCGCCGGTCCCGAGGACGGCGCGGGCGCCATCACTCCGCCGGTCCAGGCCCGGCCGATGGCGCGCAGGGCATTGACGCCGGCGTGGCGCAGATGGCGCCAGAACACGTCGTGGAAGACCTCGATGCCGCGCTCTTCGTCGGGATTGCCCAGCGCCAGGATTTCCGGCATCAGATACGGATGGGCGCGGATGGCGCCCTGCCCGAAGATGATCAGGTTGCGCGTCAGGATATTGGCGCCTTCGACCGTGATGGCAATGGGCACGGCGCGGTACAGCGAGCCCAGATAGTTGCCGGGACCGTCCATGACGGCCCGTCCGCCGTGCACGTCCATGGCGTCGTTGACCGAACCGCGCATGCGCTCGGTCGCGTGGTATTTCATGATGCCGGAGACAACGGCGGGCTTCACGTCCTGGTTCAGCGCGGCGCAGGTCAGGCGCCGCGCGGCCTCCACCAGATAGGCGTTGCCCGCCAGGCTGGCCAGCCTTTCCTGCACCCCTTCGAATTTGCCGATGGGAATGCCGAACTGTTCCCGGACGCGGGCGTACATGCCGGTCGTGTGCGCACACATCACCGCGGCCGCGGCCGACAGCGACGGCAGCGAAATGCCCCGCCCGGCCGCCAGCGCGCTCATCAGCATCTGCCAGCCCTGGCCGGCGCGGTCGGCGCCGCCGATCAGCGCATCCAGCGGCACAAACACGTCGCGCCCCTTGTTGGGCCCGTTCTGGAAGACCTGCATGGCGGGAAGATGGCGACGGCCGATCTCCACGCCGGGCGCCTCGGTGGGCACCAGCGCCACGGAGATGCCGATATCCCGGGGCTCGCCCAGGATGCCATCCGGGTCCGACATCTTGAATGCCAGGCCCAGCACGGTGGCCACGGGCCCCAGCGTGATGTAGCGCTTGTGCCAGTTCAGCCGGATGCCGATCAGCTCGCGGCCATCGACCACCTGCCGGCACACGACGCCGGTGTCCACCATGGACGCCGCGTCCGAACCGGCTTCCGGGCTGGTCAGTCCGAAACACGGCACCTCGCGGCCGTCCGCCAGACGAGGCAGCCAGTAATCGCGCTGCGCGGGCGTGCCGAACTGCATCAGCAATTCGCCCGGCCCCAGCGAGTTCGGGACCATGACGGTGACGCCCGCCGTGATGGAATACGCGGAAATGCGGCGCACCACCTCGGAGTGCGCATAGGGCGAAAACCCCAGGCCGCCATAGCGGCGCGGGATGATCATGCCGAAAAAGCGCTGCGCCTTGAGAAAGGCCCAGACCTCCGGCGGCAGGTCGCGCCGGTTCCAGGTGATGTCCCATTCGTCCAGCATGGCGCACAGCTGCGCCACCGGGCCATCGATGAAGCGCTGTTCATCCGGGGTCAGCGTGGCGGCCGGCACGCTCAGCAGCTTGCGCCAGTCGGGATTGCCGGTGAACAGGTCGGCGTCCCACCAGGAGTCGCCGGCCTCGATGGCCTCGCGCTCGGTGGCCGACATGGCCGGCAGCGCATCGCGCGCCCAGCGGTACGCGGGTTCCGAGATGCGGCGCCGGCGCCAAGCATTGAAATCCATGACTCCCCTCTCTGTTATGGCCTAAGGCGTATCGGGCCAAAGTACCAGAATTGGCGGCCCGCGGCCAAGCCGCGGCGTGCCGACTCTGCGACAATGGGCGTCGCCGCGCTGGTGCGCAATCAACCGCTGTCCGGGCACGTCCGCATGCTGAACAAACTCTGGCTGGGCTTCTTCCTCACCGCTGCCGTGGCCGCGCTGTACCGCTGGCTGGCCATCGGAGACCCCGAGGTCTTCCGCCTGATGGTGGCCAGCCTGTTCGACATGGCGCGCGTCTCCGTGGAAGTGATGGTGCTGCTTTTCGGCACGCTGACCTTGTGGCTGGGCTTCCTGCGCATCGCCGAAAGCGCCGGGCTGGTCGAAAAGCTGGCCCACGTGCTGGGCCCGCTGTTCGCGCGCCTGATGCCCGGGGTGCCGCGCAACCATCCGGCCATCGGCCTGATCACGCTGAACTTCGCCGCCAACGGCCTGGGGCTGGACAATGCCGCCACGCCCATCGGCCTGCGCGCCATGCGCGAACTGCAATCGCTGAATCCCACGCCCGAGACCGCCAGCAACGCGCAGATCCTGTTCCTGGTGCTCAATGCGTCGTCGCTGACCCTGCTGCCCGTCACCCTGTTCATGTTCCGCGCGCAGCAGGGCGCGCCCGATCCCACCCTGGTGTTCCTGCCCATCCTGCTGGCCACCAGCGCGTCGACGCTGGCGGGATTCCTGGCCGTGGCGGCATGCCAGCGGCTGCGCCTGGCCGACCCCGTCATCATGCTCTGGCTGGGCGGCGCGGCGCTGGTCATGGGCGGATTCATGGCGCTGCTGGCCAGCATGTCGGCCGCGGCCATCGCCTCGCTGTCGTCGCTGATGGGCAACCTGACCCTCTTCGGCATCCTGCTGGCTTTCCTGATCGTGGGCGCCTGGAAGAAGGTGCCCGTCTACGAGACCTTCATCGAAGGCGCCAAGGAAGGCTTCGATATCGCCAAGAGCCTGTTGCCCTACCTGGTGGCGATGCTGTGCGCCGTGGGCGTGCTGCGGGCGTCCGGCGCGCTGGATTTCCTGCTGGACGGCATCCGCTGGATGGCGCAGCACGCGGGCTGGGACACGCGCTTCGTCGACGCGCTGCCCACCGCGCTGGTCAAGCCGTTCTCGGGTAGCGCGGCGCGCGCGATGATGCTGGAAACCATGACGCATTTCGGCGTCGACAGCTTCCCCGCGCTGCTGGCCGCCGTGGTGCAAGGCAGCACCGAAACCACGTTCTATGTGCTGGCCGTGTACTTCGGGTCGGTGGGCATTCTGCGCGCCCGCCATGCTGTGGGCTGCGCGCTGATCGCCGATCTGGCCGGCGTGCTGGCGGCCATCGGCGTGTGCTACTGGTTCTTCGGCTGAAACGCGCCGGTACGCGCCGGCGGCCCGGGGTGCCAGGCACCTCCGGGCCACCGGCCGCGCATCAATCCACCAGCAGGATCTTCATGCCATTGGTGCCGCCGCTGTCGCGATAGAAGTCGCCCTTGGTCAGGATTACCCAATCGCCCGCCTGCACCAGATTGCGCTTGCGTAGTTCGTCGATGGCGGCATTGCTCAGGTCCGCGGGCTCGTAGTCCGACGGCGAGAACGGCACCGTGTAGACGCCGCGGAACATCGTCACCCGGTTCTGCGTGACGCTGTGCGGGCTGTAGCAGTAGATCGGCACGCCCGAGCGGATGCGCGACATGATCAGCGGCGTGTGGCCGCTTTCCGTCAGCGCGATGATGGCCTTCACGCCGGGGAAATGATTGGCCGCGTACATGGCCGCCAGGGCGATCGTTTCGTCGCAGCGCGTGAAGGTCTCTCCCATGCGGTGATGGGACACCGTCGAGGTCGGGTGCTTTTCCGCGCCCAGGCACACGCGCGCCATGGCTTGCACGGTTTCGACCGGATACTGTCCGGACGCGCTTTCGGCCGACAGCATCACGGCATCGGTGTAATCCAGCACCGCGTTGGCCACGTCGGACACTTCGGCGCGGGTCGGCATCGGGCTGGAGATCATCGACTCCATCATTTGCGTCGCGGTGATGACGACCTTGTTCAAAGTGCGCGCGTGCTGGATGATGCGCTTCTGGATGCCGACCAGTTCGGCGTCGCCCACTTCCACGCCCAGGTCGCCGCGCGCCACCATCACGCCATCGCTGGCGCGGATCAGCGAGTCCAGCGCTTCGTCGTCGGCCACTGCTTCGGCGCGTTCGATCTTGGCGATGATCCAGGCCTGGCTGCCGGCCTCGGCAAGCAGGGTACGCGCCTCGTCGATGTCGCTGCCATAGCGCGGGAACGACACCGCCACGTAGTCCAGTTCCATCTCCGCGGCCAGCTTGATGTCGACGCGGTCCTTGTCGGTCAGGCTGGGCGCCGACAGACCGCCGCCACGGCGGTTGATGCCCTTGTTGTTCGACAGCGGACCGCCCACCGTGACGGTGGTGTGGACTTCGTCGCCCTCCACCCGATCCACCACCAGCACCACGCGGCCGTCATCGAGCAGCAGCTCGTCGCCCACGCGGCAGTCGGTCACCAGTTCCGGATAGTCGATGCCCACGATGCTGGCGGTGCCCGCGTCCTTGGGATGCACGCGCGACAGCGTGAACGGCTGGCCGATCTGCAACTGCACCAGCTTCTCGGCGAAGCGCGCGATGCGGATCTTGGGGCCTTGCAGATCGCCCATGATGGCGACGAACCGGCCTTGCCTGGCGGCGATCTCGCGCACCAGCCGGGCGCGTTCGCGGTGATCGTCCGCGCTGCCATGCGAGAAGTTCAGGCGAGCCACGTCCAGGCCGGCGCGGATAAGCGCCTCGATGCGTTCGGGCGATGACGTTGAGGGTCCCAGGGTGGCGACAATTTTTGTGCGGCGCAATACAGGCATGGCGGTCCACTCTCGCAAAAACAACGAAAGCGCTATGGTACGCCGGCTGCGTCCACGCAGGTATCATGAGGATCACACCGACCTTCAACGAGCCCATCGAAACCCGTGAAAATCGTCATTGCACCCGACTCTTTCAAAGAAAGCGTTTCCGCGCCTGATGCGGCGGCGGCCATTGCGCGAGGCGTCAAGGCCGCCTTCCCCGGCGCACATACGGTGTGCATACCGATGGCCGACGGCGGCGAAGGCACGGTCGAGGCCGTGCTGGCGGCAACCGGCGGCAAGGAGCGGCAGCTCACCGTGAACGATGCGCTGGGCCACAAGGTCGACGCCATATGGGGGCTGCTGGAAGATGGCACCGCGGTGATCGAAATGGCCGCCGCGGCGGGCCTGGAACTGATCTCTCCTTCCAAGCGCGACCCCATGCGCGCCAGCAGCCACGGCGTGGGCGAACTGATGCTGGCCGCCATGAACGCAGGCGCCACGCGCATCATCCTCGGGCTGGGCGGATCCGCCACCAACGACGCGGGCGCCGGCATGCTGACTGCCCTGGGCGTGCGCCTGCTGGACGCCGACGGCCACAGCCTGCCGCCCGGCGGCGGCGCGCTGGGCCAGCTGGCCAGCATCGACACGCGCGGACTGGACCCGCGCCTGTCGCAGATCCGCATCGATATCGCCTCGGACGTGGACAACCCCCTGTGCGGCCCGCAAGGCGCTTCGCATGTGTTCGGCCCGCAAAAAGGCGCGACGCCGGAGCAGGTGCTGACGCTGGACCGGATGCTCACGAATTTTGCCGATGTCTGCGCACGTCACCTGAATGCCGACCACCGGGACGAGCCCGGCGCCGGCGCGGCGGGCGGCTTGGGGTTTGCCGCCAAGGCGTTCCTGAATGCGCATTTCCGGCCTGGCGTGGAAATCGTGGCGGAGCTGGGCGGGCTGGCCCAGGCGGTCGAGGGCGCCACGCTGGTGTTCACGGGCGAGGGCCGCATGGATGCCCAAACGCTGCGCGGCAAGACGCCAGCCGGCGTCGCCCGGATCGCGCAGCGCGCGGGCGTGCCCGTCGTGGCCCTGGCAGGCTCGCTAGGCGAAGGCTACGAGGCCCTGCACGCCTGCGGCATCAGCGCGGCATTCAGCCTGGCTCCCGGCCCCATCACGCTGCAGCAGGCGCTGGCGGACGCCGAACGCCTGCTGAGCGACCGCGCCCGCGATGTCATGCAGCTTTGGATGGCCGCGCAAAAACGCATGCTGTAGGACTGCCGCCGGCGCGCCGCACACGCTGGAATGAAAAAAGGCCCCGAGGGGCCTTTTTGCATCAAGGGCGGCGTTCAAGTCCGCTGCAACACGCCGGCTTCAACCAGTGCGTCCGACAAGCGGATGTAGCGGTCCACCGAGATATCCTCGGCGCGGGCGGTCGGCGGGATATCCAGGGCTTCCCACGGCACCTGCGGCGCCCAGTCCGCCAGCACGCGGCGCAGCATCTTGCGGCGCTGCGAGAAGGCGCGAGCCACCACCGTTTCAAAGGCGCGCTCGCTGATCGGCCGCAAGCGGTCCGCCGGCAAGGGCACCATGCGCACGATCGCCGACACCACCTTGGGCGGCGGATCGAAGGCCTCCGGCGGCACATCGAACAGCTTGTGCATGCGATAGCGCGATTGCAGCATCACCGACAAGCGGCTGAAGTCGCCGGTGCCGGCCTGCGCCACCATGCGGTCGATCACTTCGCGTTGGAGCATGAAATGCTGGTCGCGGATGTGGTCGGCCCAGGTCATCAGGTGAAACAGCAGCGGGCTGGAGATGTTGTAGGGCAGGTTGCCCACGACACGCAGCGCGCTGCCGAACTGGGAAAAATCCACCGTCAGCGCATCGGCTTCGACCACGGTCAGGCGGGTTTCCTCGAACTGCTTGCGCAGACGGGCGGCCAGATCGCGGTCGATTTCAACCGCGGTCAGGTGATCCAGACGCTCGAGCAGCGGCCGGGTGAGCGCAGACAAACCCGGGCCGATCTCGACCACGGCATCATCGCGGGCGGGAGCAACCGCCCGGACGATGGACTCGACGACGCTCTCGTCGGTCAGGAAGTTCTGGCCAAAGCGCTTGCGCGCCTGGTGTTGAGACATGAAAAGCCCGTGTTGCGTTTAGCGGTTGTTCTGCTGAATCTTCTGCTGCTTCTCAAGACGGTTGTCGACGTACGCTTGAGCGCGCAACTGATCGAGCCAGTCTTCAAAGGCAGGTTGGGCACGGCGCTCGAACAGCGTCTGGCGGGCGCGCATGCGCGCCAGATCGTCCGTCGCATCATGTTCGCGGCGCTCTTCGACCTGGATCAGGTGCCAGCCGAAAGGCGTCTGCACCGGCTGGCTGATCTCGCCCGGTTGCAGGGTGTTCATGGCGGCCTCGAAAGGCGGCACGGTTTCACCCGGGTTCAGCCATCCCAGCTCGCCACCCTGCGGCGCGGTCGAATCCTGCGAGTACTGGCGCGCCATGTCTTCGAACTTGGCGCCGCCGCCCACCAAGCGCTGGCGGACCTGCTCCAGGCGCTGCCGCGCCAGTTCATCGCTCATGACGGTGGACGTCTTGATCAGGATGTGGCGCGCGCGCGTCTGCATCACTTGCGTGGGGCCCTGCGGCGCCTGCGCCTGCGGGCGAGCGGCCGGCTGCGGAGCCGGTGCGGGGGCCGGGGCGGGAGCCGGAGCACGGGCGGTGCGGCCCGGTGCGGGCTGGGCAGTGCCGCGATCCATCACCTTGATGATGTGGAATCCGTTGCCGCTCTGGATCAGCTGGCTGACCTGGCCCTTCTGCAGATTGCTGATCGACTTGACGAACAGGTCAGGCCAGCCGTCCAGCGGGCGCACGCCCATGACGCCGCCCTGCAAGGCCTCCGGTCCATCCGAAGAGGCCGCCGCCAGGCTGGCGAAATCATCCCCGCGCTTGGCTTGCGCCAGCAGGCCTTCGGCCTTCTTGCGCAGCGCGGCCAGCTGCTCGGGCGACGAGCCTTCCGGCACGCGCACCAGAATCTGAGCCAGCGCATACAACATCGGGCCCGAGGGCGCGGCCGCCTGCGCGGGCTCGGGTTGTGGTTGGGCCTGGGGCTGTGC contains the following coding sequences:
- a CDS encoding 2-aminoethylphosphonate--pyruvate transaminase, giving the protein MLLLIPGPVTTDARVKAAMAQDYAPWDNDFRQIYRQVCDGVLAVAQAEPGDHVALALPGCGHFAVEAAIRTFVPPGGRLLAPSTGAYAARLQKLAGDAGRIAVPLSVGAAERVDPQAVAAALERDPTLTHLALVYSETGSGICHDVPELARIAHALGRRVIVDAVSAFGALPLELRALPAVDAVVLTANKCLEGLPGAAFVVARRDSLEAARGNAGSWSLDLADIYQHTLAPNAGPRFTPPAPTLAALAVALDLYRQEGREARLARYTANMRTLYDGVSGLGLTPYLPRELQGPIVVNVLAPDAPTWNLQLFVDALKHRGYVLSNFYNTEQPTFRVGCIGAFGADQMRQAVDAMGGALRDIGIHRESAATPLRFPLPLTA
- the gloA gene encoding lactoylglutathione lyase codes for the protein MRMLHTMLRVGNLDKSIDFYTNVLGMRVLRRNDYPDGKFTLAFVGYQDESEGAVIELTHNWDTDKYDLGNGYGHIALEVDNAYEACDKVKERGGKVTREAGPMKHGKTVIAFVEDPDGYKIEFIQKKGRQD
- the def gene encoding peptide deformylase — translated: MIHPILKMGDPRLLRVAPPVERFDTPELHALIDDMFETMAAAQGVGLAAPQIGVDLQLVIFGFDRNERYPDAPPVPQTILCNPVITPLSDAMEDGWEGCLSVPGLRGLVPRYRHIRYSGRDPYGQLIEREAEGFHARVVQHECDHLIGRLYPSRIQDFSKFGFTEILFPGMDPNQDD
- a CDS encoding acyl-CoA dehydrogenase, with product MDFNAWRRRRISEPAYRWARDALPAMSATEREAIEAGDSWWDADLFTGNPDWRKLLSVPAATLTPDEQRFIDGPVAQLCAMLDEWDITWNRRDLPPEVWAFLKAQRFFGMIIPRRYGGLGFSPYAHSEVVRRISAYSITAGVTVMVPNSLGPGELLMQFGTPAQRDYWLPRLADGREVPCFGLTSPEAGSDAASMVDTGVVCRQVVDGRELIGIRLNWHKRYITLGPVATVLGLAFKMSDPDGILGEPRDIGISVALVPTEAPGVEIGRRHLPAMQVFQNGPNKGRDVFVPLDALIGGADRAGQGWQMLMSALAAGRGISLPSLSAAAAVMCAHTTGMYARVREQFGIPIGKFEGVQERLASLAGNAYLVEAARRLTCAALNQDVKPAVVSGIMKYHATERMRGSVNDAMDVHGGRAVMDGPGNYLGSLYRAVPIAITVEGANILTRNLIIFGQGAIRAHPYLMPEILALGNPDEERGIEVFHDVFWRHLRHAGVNALRAIGRAWTGGVMAPAPSSGPAAGHYRRLSRYASGFALLADATLAQLGGGLKRREMISARLGDILSELYLLSAVLKRWEDEGRKHDDLPLLRWCMEQGYASIENSMDQVLRNLPGRVLSWGLRAAILPLRLAKGPGDALTRECAELLLKPSPTHARLAAELQRDPGGDPSDGDPLGLLTRAFALVDAVQPIRDRLRQSGVRDWREAHRRGAITDAQAGQLEAAEALVSRVLQVDDFAPEDLSPQAAKTAAAGAGQDA
- a CDS encoding nucleoside recognition domain-containing protein; the protein is MLNKLWLGFFLTAAVAALYRWLAIGDPEVFRLMVASLFDMARVSVEVMVLLFGTLTLWLGFLRIAESAGLVEKLAHVLGPLFARLMPGVPRNHPAIGLITLNFAANGLGLDNAATPIGLRAMRELQSLNPTPETASNAQILFLVLNASSLTLLPVTLFMFRAQQGAPDPTLVFLPILLATSASTLAGFLAVAACQRLRLADPVIMLWLGGAALVMGGFMALLASMSAAAIASLSSLMGNLTLFGILLAFLIVGAWKKVPVYETFIEGAKEGFDIAKSLLPYLVAMLCAVGVLRASGALDFLLDGIRWMAQHAGWDTRFVDALPTALVKPFSGSAARAMMLETMTHFGVDSFPALLAAVVQGSTETTFYVLAVYFGSVGILRARHAVGCALIADLAGVLAAIGVCYWFFG
- the pyk gene encoding pyruvate kinase, encoding MPVLRRTKIVATLGPSTSSPERIEALIRAGLDVARLNFSHGSADDHRERARLVREIAARQGRFVAIMGDLQGPKIRIARFAEKLVQLQIGQPFTLSRVHPKDAGTASIVGIDYPELVTDCRVGDELLLDDGRVVLVVDRVEGDEVHTTVTVGGPLSNNKGINRRGGGLSAPSLTDKDRVDIKLAAEMELDYVAVSFPRYGSDIDEARTLLAEAGSQAWIIAKIERAEAVADDEALDSLIRASDGVMVARGDLGVEVGDAELVGIQKRIIQHARTLNKVVITATQMMESMISSPMPTRAEVSDVANAVLDYTDAVMLSAESASGQYPVETVQAMARVCLGAEKHPTSTVSHHRMGETFTRCDETIALAAMYAANHFPGVKAIIALTESGHTPLIMSRIRSGVPIYCYSPHSVTQNRVTMFRGVYTVPFSPSDYEPADLSNAAIDELRKRNLVQAGDWVILTKGDFYRDSGGTNGMKILLVD
- a CDS encoding glycerate kinase, with protein sequence MKIVIAPDSFKESVSAPDAAAAIARGVKAAFPGAHTVCIPMADGGEGTVEAVLAATGGKERQLTVNDALGHKVDAIWGLLEDGTAVIEMAAAAGLELISPSKRDPMRASSHGVGELMLAAMNAGATRIILGLGGSATNDAGAGMLTALGVRLLDADGHSLPPGGGALGQLASIDTRGLDPRLSQIRIDIASDVDNPLCGPQGASHVFGPQKGATPEQVLTLDRMLTNFADVCARHLNADHRDEPGAGAAGGLGFAAKAFLNAHFRPGVEIVAELGGLAQAVEGATLVFTGEGRMDAQTLRGKTPAGVARIAQRAGVPVVALAGSLGEGYEALHACGISAAFSLAPGPITLQQALADAERLLSDRARDVMQLWMAAQKRML
- the rsmA gene encoding 16S rRNA (adenine(1518)-N(6)/adenine(1519)-N(6))-dimethyltransferase RsmA, whose translation is MSQHQARKRFGQNFLTDESVVESIVRAVAPARDDAVVEIGPGLSALTRPLLERLDHLTAVEIDRDLAARLRKQFEETRLTVVEADALTVDFSQFGSALRVVGNLPYNISSPLLFHLMTWADHIRDQHFMLQREVIDRMVAQAGTGDFSRLSVMLQSRYRMHKLFDVPPEAFDPPPKVVSAIVRMVPLPADRLRPISERAFETVVARAFSQRRKMLRRVLADWAPQVPWEALDIPPTARAEDISVDRYIRLSDALVEAGVLQRT
- a CDS encoding peptidylprolyl isomerase, whose protein sequence is MMRRLHSLRRLSGNALLLALCAGLPAAHAAEQTARGANTGAKAAPAAQNNATSAPKGEQFVDGIAAVVDKDVITLRELRDASLRISAELKSRGIQVPDDQTLQHQVLQRLIMERVQRHEADRLGIRVDDAQVDQAIQTIASRNKITPAQLRQELEKAGTPWETYRKSLRDEIRTDRLRQRAVDSTIVISDAEVDAFLKDQRRNPAFGAAPQAEPQQQAQPQAQPQPEPAQAAAPSGPMLYALAQILVRVPEGSSPEQLAALRKKAEGLLAQAKRGDDFASLAAASSDGPEALQGGVMGVRPLDGWPDLFVKSISNLQKGQVSQLIQSGNGFHIIKVMDRGTAQPAPGRTARAPAPAPAPAPAPQPAARPQAQAPQGPTQVMQTRARHILIKTSTVMSDELARQRLEQVRQRLVGGGAKFEDMARQYSQDSTAPQGGELGWLNPGETVPPFEAAMNTLQPGEISQPVQTPFGWHLIQVEERREHDATDDLARMRARQTLFERRAQPAFEDWLDQLRAQAYVDNRLEKQQKIQQNNR